The Candida orthopsilosis Co 90-125, chromosome 7 draft sequence genome has a window encoding:
- a CDS encoding Pga6 GPI-anchored cell wall adhesin-like protein, with amino-acid sequence MQYSTLLIIASALVASSYGATTSTSLQTVTNHQSTEVTITSCSNEACVTTSNSLVPSVATTTVEGVETVYTTYCPLSSEEAGEGTSAPTTTQPSTVAAESSEAPGPSSTETVVTTTVQGVETIYTTYCPLSSEEAGTGAPTTAAAESTPAAAGESTPAAAASSAPAAAESNPSTLAGEATTPATESDQYVDVTETPTVSATENVEATETAQSTLFTSSAAGNSSSTEAGVSTYEAGAQRVAVGFAAVAGLAAALV; translated from the coding sequence ATGCAATACTCAACTTTATTAATCATTGCTTCAGCATTAGTCGCTTCATCATACGGTGCAACCACCTCAACTTCATTGCAAACTGTCACCAACCACCAATCAACCGAAGTCACCATCACTTCATGTTCAAATGAAGCTTGTGTTACTACTTCAAACTCATTAGTTCCATCAGTTGCTACTACCACTGTTGAAGGTGTTGAAACTGTTTACACCACTTATTGTCCATTGTCAAGTGAAGAAGCAGGTGAAGGAACCTCTGCTCCAACCACTACTCAACCAAGCACTGTTGCTGCTGAATCATCTGAAGCTCCAGGtccatcatcaactgaaaCTGTTGTTACTACTACTGTTCAAGGTGTTGAAACTATCTACACTACTTACTGCCCTTTGTCAAGTGAAGAAGCTGGTACTGGTGCTCCAACcactgctgctgctgaaTCAACCCCTGCTGCTGCCGGAGAATCAACCCCTGCTGCTGCAGCTTCTTCTGCTCCAGCTGCTGCTGAATCCAACCCAAGCACTCTTGCAGGTGAGGCCACTACTCCAGCCACCGAATCAGACCAATATGTTGACGTCACCGAAACTCCAACTGTATCTGCTACTGAAAACGTTGAAGCTACCGAAACCGctcaatcaactttgtTCACCTCCTCCGCAGCTGgaaactcatcatcaactgaagCTGGTGTTTCTACTTATGAAGCTGGTGCTCAAAGAGTTGCTGTTGGTTTTGCTGCTGTCGCTGGTTTGGCAGCTGCTTTGGTATAA
- a CDS encoding Arg81 transcription factor (transcription factor with zinc cluster DNA-binding motif) — translation MVAYTLCKFFIVENGRSQRCNRKNHHASLLRLKDHWSNPQRRKQTIGKKLTPKVLREMSTPSSPSSIKQSGPKRSKTFTGCFTCRTRKIKCDLKRPHCDKCIKAKLTCAGYDVKLRWSKPIQFVPLKNGDVKGTSVKFPTYEDGDGSDENELDAGIDAPEYFHRRFVEFVKWEEPYTTYDQMNYDLAYLQNNRVTSRLKARGDTRMKGPFGVFQGKIGNRDEDESGTTQKSKKRKIMSDKRNDILPEEQFITSSRSSNKSSDVAMISGDAPPQDQFWLSNELKDAALVTAAALNTHFLDIMNNFDNNGNVLPQSNNQGNNTTNDANYNLNNPDLFNLVFHNRGQNFNTVQPQTSNSNSNMSMSNLLNQPENLVDPIYYSNFSNFFYNNPYQMNENLEIQLHAQTTSADDTEYVDGDHSNDSKLLASIMKIVQSPLNVNFDLTLPTRQSHVGIPLTALQVQPLTRYLLNYYVTDVADLMTVIPLTENPWKAIYFPRALMAIGELSALGKTSMAKNALLNALLAVSAFNLQSKFPKNSQPMRFYLNLGIALRNQASLFVKKLLNSKNDVQSGIEHCVTQEKYKDVLCAVMTMISVDLVWGTMQDTGLYIAWCGKVIVAKMATKKKLSPKARILHRIFSSLKLIQDSTCLNFESIKENYESSTGIGGYDVNGDKFGNEREKSKDSNKGRIDFIVNNSFSNKTSNSNSNGNSTTSPQFVNKKLINTKKNDENFATDALYGLPNSLILLFSETVELLRIRIYYTTSKKLFPSDYEGRVKTLNEKLNTWVLDWKLYKGQAMDPNRKQTTEDKATTPSANPDGDDDLRKDFYSPMHEVTYHHIMSFYHALVIYFSRFIKDTPPTKLQTRVVKTLNHLNSIQDLIAKDEAAIIPLFWQGFIAGCEALSTDLQMGFKKWGADIAQYLGSYWGARQIMLEVWRRKSLKESRDDWVSVVQDWEMNLMLN, via the coding sequence atgGTAGCATATACCCtttgtaaattttttattgttgaaaacgGGAGGTCTCAGCGATGCAACCGAAAAAATCATCACGCATCACTCTTACGATTAAAGGACCATTGGAGTAACCCACAGAGACGGAAACAAACAATaggaaaaaaattaacCCCTAAAGTGTTACGTGAAATGTCCACGCCATCATCACCACTGTCAATCAAACAAAGCGGACCTAAACGATCCAAAACATTTACAGGATGTTTCACATGTCGAACAaggaaaatcaaatgtGATTTAAAGCGACCACATTGTGATAAATGTATCAAGGCTAAATTAACATGTGCCGGTTACGATGTCAAGCTTCGATGGCTGAAGCCAATTCAGTTTGTGCCTCTAAAGAATGGGGATGTGAAAGGCACGCTGGTGAAATTTCCTACGTATGAAGATGGAGATGGCCTGGATGAGAATGAACTCGATGCTGGTATTGATGCACCGGAGTATTTTCATCGAcgatttgttgaatttgttaagTGGGAGGAGCCATATACAACATACGACCAGATGAATTATGATCTTGcatatttgcaaaataatCGAGTGAcatcaagattgaaagCTCGTGGTGATACTAGGATGAAGGGTCCATTTGGTGTATTTCAAGGGAAGATCGGTAACCGTGATGAGGATGAACTGGGTACAACGCAGAAActgaaaaagagaaaaatcATGCTGGATAAAAGGAATGACATTCTACCTGAAGAACAGTTTATCACATCTTCAAGAAGCTCCAATAAGAGTAGCGATGTTGCGATGATATCTGGCGATGCTCCACCACAAGATCAATTCTGGCTATCAAATGAGTTAAAAGACGCTGCGTTGGTGACAGCTGCTGCTTTGAATACCCATTTCTTAGACATCATGAACAACTTCGACAATAACGGAAATGTGTTGCCACAATCGAACAATCAAGGtaacaacacaacaaacGATGCCAATTACAATTTAAACAACCCTGACTTATTTAATTTGGTGTTTCACAACAGGGGCCAGAATTTCAATACTGTACAGCCCCAAACGTCGAATTCGAATTCAAACATGTCAATGTCGAACTTGTTAAATCAACCGGAAAATCTCGTTGATCCCATTTACTATTCCAATTTCTCGAATTTCTTCTACAACAATCCTTATCAAATGAATGAAAACTTGGAAATACAATTGCATGCACAAACGACAAGTGCAGATGATACTGAATATGTAGATGGAGATCACTCAAATGATAGTAAATTGTTGGCGTCAATTATGAAAATTGTACAAAGTCCACTTAATGTTAATTTCGACTTGACATTGCCAACACGTCAGTCGCATGTGGGTATTCCATTAACTGCATTGCAAGTTCAACCGTTAACAAGATATTTGTTAAACTATTACGTGACAGATGTCGCCGATTTAATGACAGTGATACCGCTTACTGAGAATCCATGGAAGGCGATTTATTTCCCAAGAGCATTAATGGCAATTGGTGAACTCCTGGCTTTGGGTAAAACATCAATGGCGAAAAACGCATTGTTGAATGCATTGCTTGCGGTGTCGGCATTCAACTTGCAGTCGAAATTCCCCAAGAATTCTCAACCAATGCGATTTTATCTTAATTTAGGTATTGCGTTACGTAATCAAGCAAGCTTGTTTGTGAAAAAGTTGTTAAATCTGAAAAATGATGTGCAATCTGGTATTGAGCATTGTGTTACACAAGAGAAGTATAAAGATGTTCTTTGTGCTGTTATGACCATGATTAGTGTTGATTTAGTCTGGGGAACCATGCAAGATACAGGTTTGTATATTGCGTGGTGTGGAAAAGTCATTGTTGCCAAAATGgcaaccaaaaagaaactttCCCCCAAAGCACGGATATTGCATCGTATATTCTCATCGTTAAAGTTGATCCAAGATTCAACATGCTTAAATTTCGAAAGCATTAAGGAAAATTATGAGTCGTCAACGGGAATCGGAGGATACGATGTCAATGGAGATAAATTTGGTAACGAAAGAGAAAAGTCCAAGGATAGTAACAAAGGTCGAATAGATTTTATTGTCAATAATTCCTTTTCCAACAAGACTAGCAATTCAAATTCGAATGGCAATTCAACTACATCTCCtcaatttgtcaacaagaagttgataaataccaaaaagaatgatGAGAATTTTGCTACTGACGCATTATATGGGTTGCCTaattcattgattttgttattCAGTGAGACAgttgaattgttgagaatACGAATATACTACACCACATCAAAGAAGCTATTTCCTAGTGATTATGAGGGCAGGGTTAAGacattgaatgaaaagttgaatacGTGGGTTTTGGACTGGAAGTTATACAAAGGACAAGCGATGGATCCTAACAGAAAACAAACGACTGAGGATAAAGCAACTACACCTAGTGCAAATCCTGATGGTGATGACGACTTGAGAAAGGACTTTTATTCACCAATGCATGAAGTCACATACCATCATATTATGTCATTTTATCATGCGCTCGTCATTTACTTTAGTCGATTCATCAAAGATACCCCACCAACCAAACTACAAACAAGAGTAGTCAAAACCCTCAACCATTTGAATTCCATACAGGATCTTATTGCTAAAGATGAAGCAGCAATTATCCCCTTGTTTTGGCAAGGATTTATAGCTGGTTGTGAAGCGCTTTCAACTGATTTGCAAATGGGATTCAAGAAATGGGGTGCTGACATTGCCCAGTATTTGGGTTCGTATTGGGGTGCAAGACAAATTATGTTGGAAGTATGGCGAAGAAAGAGTTTGAAGGAATCTAGAGATGATTGGGTTAGTGTTGTGCAAGATTGGGAAATGAacttgatgttgaattaG